Proteins encoded together in one Streptomyces sp. NBC_00654 window:
- a CDS encoding abortive infection family protein, whose amino-acid sequence MASPDRELLSRTARNAVRALMSTLAAGAIAEYWENEHFTQHPDVTQGEGGVRKQLFDAYAASVDWTDADHVTRALRVFESMLRRLDRENRKYGEDGLPADTVTELREAFARDGCRLDDELRLHTARVAHLTIHVDALTEASGIHAELERVRRFGAEYPDDAIGAAKQLIEATAKLVLLKRNLPVDERQDLPALIKQAQQALHLHPAALPPARHGTSPDNANSIKKILGALSSAAIGVAELRNRYGTGHGRLAAPTGLGPRHARFAVGTASTWCELMLDTLADPEAPWRHATVGPPPANNTLTTST is encoded by the coding sequence ATGGCCAGCCCCGATCGTGAACTGCTCTCCCGGACCGCCCGCAACGCCGTCCGGGCACTGATGAGCACTCTCGCGGCAGGGGCGATCGCTGAGTACTGGGAGAACGAGCACTTCACGCAACACCCCGACGTCACACAGGGCGAGGGCGGCGTCCGCAAGCAGCTCTTCGACGCCTACGCCGCCTCCGTCGACTGGACCGACGCAGACCACGTGACCCGGGCCCTGCGGGTGTTCGAGAGCATGCTGCGCCGCCTTGACCGGGAGAACCGCAAGTACGGCGAAGACGGCCTGCCTGCCGACACGGTGACGGAACTGCGGGAGGCGTTCGCGCGCGACGGCTGCCGCCTGGACGACGAGCTGCGCCTGCACACGGCGCGCGTTGCCCACCTGACCATCCACGTCGACGCCCTGACGGAGGCATCGGGTATCCACGCCGAACTGGAGCGGGTCCGCAGGTTCGGGGCCGAGTACCCCGACGACGCCATCGGAGCCGCCAAGCAGCTCATCGAGGCAACCGCCAAGCTCGTACTCCTCAAGCGGAACCTCCCGGTAGACGAACGCCAGGACCTGCCCGCCCTGATCAAGCAGGCGCAGCAAGCACTCCACCTCCACCCTGCGGCACTGCCTCCCGCACGCCACGGCACCAGCCCGGACAACGCCAACAGCATCAAAAAGATCCTGGGAGCCCTGTCCTCCGCTGCCATAGGCGTCGCGGAACTACGCAACCGGTACGGAACCGGCCACGGGCGGCTGGCCGCCCCGACCGGGCTCGGACCCCGGCACGCCCGCTTCGCCGTCGGCACCGCCTCCACCTGGTGCGAGCTGATGCTCGACACCCTCGCCGACCCTGAAGCCCCCTGGCGCCACGCCACCGTAGGGCCTCCGCCTGCGAACAACACACTCACGACCTC